From Vigna unguiculata cultivar IT97K-499-35 chromosome 5, ASM411807v1, whole genome shotgun sequence, the proteins below share one genomic window:
- the LOC114183104 gene encoding 40S ribosomal protein S8-like: protein MGISRDSMHKRRATGGKKKAWRKKRKYELGRQSANTKLSSNKTIRRIRVRGGNVKWRALRLDTGNYSWGSEAVTRKTRILDVVYNASNNELVRTQTLVKSAIVQVDAAPFKQWYLQHYGVDIGRKKKAATKKDSTEEGDAAAAEETKKSNHVQRKIEKRQKDRKLDAHIEEQFGGGRLLACISSRPGQCGRADGYILEGKELEFYMKKLQKKKGKGAA, encoded by the exons ATGG GTATTTCCAGGGATTCTATGCACAAGAGGCGTGCAACTGGAGGCAAGAAGAAGGCgtggagaaagaagagaaa GTATGAGCTTGGGCGCCAATCAGCAAACACCAAGTTGTCAAGCAACAAGACAATCCGGAGGATTCGGGTTAGAGGTGGTAATGTAAAATGGAGGGCACTGAGGTTGGATACTGGAAATTACTCATGGGGTAGTGAAGCAGTAACCCGCAAGACTCGTATTCTAGATGTTGTCTACAATGCCTCTAACAATGAGCTTGTGAGAACCCAGACTTTGGTCAAGAGTGCTATTGTTCAGGTTGATGCTGCTCCTTTCAAACAGTGGTACCTTCAACACTATGGTGTTGACATTGGCAGAAAAAAGAAAGCAGCAACCAAGAAGGACTCTACCGAG GAGGGTGATGCTGCTGCTGCTGAAGAAACTAAGAAAAGTAACCATGTGCAGAGAAAAATTGAGAAGCGCCAGAAAGATCGCAAACTTGATGCCCACATTGAAGAGCAATTTGGTGGTGGCAGATTGTTGGCATGTATTTCTTCTCGCCCTGGACAATGTGGCAGGGCTGACGG gTACATTCTGGAAGGTAAGGAGCTGGAGTTTTACATGAAGAAACTCCAGAAAAAGAAGGGAAAGGGTGCTGCTTAA